The sequence AAATACTCCCACCGGGCTCCGAAATCCGGATAATATTCCCGCTTGGCCGCTTTCACGGCCCATTGCTTCTCCTCGATCTTCTCCCGGGCGCCCTTGACGGCGGGATGACCCTCCTGCCCCAAGGCGAGCATCTCCTCCAAACCCACCTCCCACTGGGGAAGCTGCAATTTCGCCGGCAGGCGTATCTCCTCTTGGCTCGGCCGGGACATGAGCCGGTTCAACTTGGCCTGGAGGATATTCCTCTCCTGGATCAGGGATTCACGGTCGCTGAGGATTTTGGCGATCTCGGCCTGGCCCTGGACGGCGTCCACGCCCATGGCCTGGCCGGCCGCCAGCTTGCTCTGGGCCACCTGCACCGTCGAGCGCAGGTAGGACTCGATCTTCCGGTTGACCTCGATCATGCGCTGGGCCGCGAACAGGCCGTAATAGGCGCCCTTGACCTCGCTGACGACCTCGCGGCCCCGCGCGCCCAGCAGCTGAACGGTGTAAAGATATTCATGATAGGCCGCCTTTGAGGCCGCCTTGACTTTCCCCGGAAAGGGAAATTTTTGCGCGATGATGTAGTCGATGTCGGTGGCCTTATCGAGATTCTCGCCCAAAGGCACATCGTAGAATCGCACCCCGATCATGGGATCTTCCCAAAATCGGCTGCCGGGGTACTTCGTCTTGGCCGCCGCGGCGTCCTGCTGCATGGCCTTCAGCTCGGGGTTTTGCTCCAGCGCGGTCAGGACGGCGGCGTCCAACGTGAGGACGTCCGCGGCCCAGGCACGGGACGCGACGCCCATCGCGAGGCCCGCGAGGAGCATCGCGAATAATTTCATTCGATGCATGGCACATCACCTTTTTAGACGTGGGTATCCGTTACGGTCGCGAGAATGGGGACCGTCGGTTCAACAGAGGAGGGATTGCTTGGTCAAGTAGAGGGGCGGCGCCTGGGCGCGCCGCGCGAGTTCGCGGCCTTCGAAAGCCAGCTTGGGGATCGAGACAAGGATAGGTAGGACCGCCAGCGTCGCCGGCGCCGTCTTTCCCGAGTCTTGGTGTTTCGCCAGCGAAGTCGGGGGCAAGCCCTCGGCGCCCGGCTGAACCTCGCAGCAGGAGCCGCGCCGCCACTGGGTATGGCAGGATTTTTGCCCCGCGCAGCAATCGTGCTTGGCGAACGCCGCGGCCCTCGCCCCCGCGCAGACGGGCACCAAGGCCTGCAGGCCGAGGAAGGCCAAGGTCAGGACGATGGTCAAGGAAATCGTTCGAAGGGATGGAAAACGACGCGACACGCGATTCATCCTAAGGGAGGCAACGCGCATGGGTCCAGATTTATTTCGAGAATCTTCGAGGCTCCGACGCGCCCAGAGCATAACCCCATGAAATAACTATGTAAAAATATTTTACTCTCCGCGTTTGGAAATTGATTGGGTTGCCCGGCGCGCCTAAGCTATATAGTGAGACGGCTCATGCTATGTCGAACCCCGCGCTAGCCTCCCACGAAATTTCGCCCTGGTACCTGACGATCGCCTTCCTCCTGGTGCTGCTCAACGCCTTTTTCGTCGCGGCCGAGTTCGCCATGGTCAAGGTGCGCAGCACCCGGCTCGAGACCCTGCAAGAGAGCGGCAACTTCCTGGCGCGTTGGGCCTATTCCATCGTGCAGGATCTCAACGCCTATCTCTCGGCGACCCAATTGGGCATCACCCTGGCCAGCCTCGGCCTGGGCTGGGTCGGTGAGCCCGCCTTCGCGGCCTTGATCGAACCCCTGCTGCGCAACTTCGCCTTGAGCGAGGCCGCCATCCGCGGCGTGGCCTTCACCGTCGCCTTCACCGTCATCACCGTGCTGCACCTCCTGCTGGGCGAATTGGTGCCCAAGCAGATGGCGATTCAGACCGCCGAGAAGGTCCTGCTCGCGGTCGCGGTGCCGATGCGCTTCTTCTACTGGATCTTCTTCCCCTTCCTCTGGTTCCTCAACCACGCGACCACCTGGATCATCCGCCTGATGGGCTTCGACGCGAAGGCCGAGGAGACCCACACCGAGGACGAGATCCGATTGATCGTCGAGGACTCCTACGAGGAGGGATCGCTCTCCCCGCGCAAGGCCTCGCTGCTCGAGAACATCTTCGAGTTCACCCACCGGACGGCGCGCCAGATCATGGTGCCGCGTCAGGACATCGTCTACCTGCAAGTCGGAAAGAGCGCGAAGGAGAACATGGACATCGCGAAAGAGTCGGGCCACACCCGCTTTCCGATTTGCGACGGCGACCTCGACCACGTCGTCGGCCTGATCAACATCAAGGACATCATCTGGAAG comes from Deltaproteobacteria bacterium PRO3 and encodes:
- a CDS encoding TolC family protein translates to MHRMKLFAMLLAGLAMGVASRAWAADVLTLDAAVLTALEQNPELKAMQQDAAAAKTKYPGSRFWEDPMIGVRFYDVPLGENLDKATDIDYIIAQKFPFPGKVKAASKAAYHEYLYTVQLLGARGREVVSEVKGAYYGLFAAQRMIEVNRKIESYLRSTVQVAQSKLAAGQAMGVDAVQGQAEIAKILSDRESLIQERNILQAKLNRLMSRPSQEEIRLPAKLQLPQWEVGLEEMLALGQEGHPAVKGAREKIEEKQWAVKAAKREYYPDFGARWEYFQHPGERDAWTGELMLNIPLIVNKKKLGVSQAEAELAGATFTQQSVKNTVAYRVRETYEKMKSNDRILRLTSGTLLPQSRQAVEITSAAYTTGKAGFLDFLNATRGLFEAEMNYWKAFENMGMAVSELEEAAGMTREEYLAAKGAGAPQTFDLEKTIGAEEKNGKK
- a CDS encoding HlyC/CorC family transporter, producing MSNPALASHEISPWYLTIAFLLVLLNAFFVAAEFAMVKVRSTRLETLQESGNFLARWAYSIVQDLNAYLSATQLGITLASLGLGWVGEPAFAALIEPLLRNFALSEAAIRGVAFTVAFTVITVLHLLLGELVPKQMAIQTAEKVLLAVAVPMRFFYWIFFPFLWFLNHATTWIIRLMGFDAKAEETHTEDEIRLIVEDSYEEGSLSPRKASLLENIFEFTHRTARQIMVPRQDIVYLQVGKSAKENMDIAKESGHTRFPICDGDLDHVVGLINIKDIIWKLEDSDNLINLYDLKRPILFVPETVTSDQLLREFQTKKIHMAVVINEFGSTAGLVSLEDVIEELVGEIQDEFDQELPKISKRGENSYVVDGTATLREVEQVLDISLEDENSVSIGGFFTNQLGRLAKEGDFIRLPPASYFFGQFNPQQKHRRRGRTAAQCP